In Setaria italica strain Yugu1 chromosome I, Setaria_italica_v2.0, whole genome shotgun sequence, the genomic window GAAAATTAATAGGTTAATTTGTTTTTCAGAATTGTATTTTATTGATCGATGTTAAAAAGCCACTTGTTTGTGATTTGACGGGGTACAGTTAAGTCTAGTCGGCATACACAGTCCGAGAGACGACGTTTTGAGCATTTACGCCGCACAAAATCTTGACCTAGCTAGTTTAAATTTCAGTATAATATGTGAGATGATGGAACGAACTGGATGCATGAAAGCAGATGTGAGCGCGCGTGGAAAAATCATGCACCACCACGAACAAGTTGCACACACCATAGCTTGCGGCCGGACAGCTAGCTCGCACAGCTTGCTTCCCTGATTCACCAAAACGTTCCTTGCCCCGAAATCATGCGACTCTCCCTTGTGTCACCTATGACTTTCCTCTCAATACTCCCTGCCTGTTGTTTCTGGTTGCTACCACCGCAGCTGAAGCTATAAAAGGACGCCGGCTTGACCCAAGTACATCCCCAGGACATTGATTCCTCAAGttaccacacacacacacatatacatGTAGGCTCGCAGAAACCCTAGCAAGAACAGGCACGCCTCGGCAAGGCGGCGGCATGGAGGACCCTCGCCGGCGCTCCGCcggctccacggcggcgggcaggcggcTGCGCGGTCTCCTCGCCCTGGCCGGCGACTACCtcaagtacctcttcatgaagCGGCGCCGGCTCATGCACAGGGTGGCGCGCAGGACGCTGGCGCTCGtccaccgccaccacggcggcgggcggcgcaagAGCAGCCAGTGCCCGTGGCCGGCTCGCGCGCTGATGGAGCGCGAGTTCTCGTGCGCCGACAGCCCCAGCCCCGCGTTCCTCGCTGCCAAGAGGCTGCTGCTCCGGTCCCGGctgagaggcggcggcgcggcggccgcggccgccggcgccgtgtcCTCCTGCTTCGGCTCGTTCCGAACGCCGTGCGGTTCGAccgacacggcggcggcgccatcggaGCTGACAGAGACCGCGGTGGAGGAGGATCATCGGTTGGAgctggaggacgaggaggaggaagatgatgaggtGATGGTGGCCGGGGACGTGTGGGTGCAGTGCGGCGGCGAGCTTTTTGACGTGGACGACAGGGCAGAGGAGTTCATCAACATGTTCTACGAGCAGCTCAGGGCGCAGAGCTTCGCCGCCGCGGTTTTCCAGCGCTCGCCGTGACTTGATCATGGCGTGCACAAAAAGAGTGGTCTTGCATTGATCTCGCGAGGTCTTCGTTGTGTGGTTTAGTCTGGAGGATCGGAGGATCCTTAACTTCTCGAGAATGTGTTTGTATCTGTACATTTTCTATTCACGAAGAGTGAGTGTGCCATAATATACGTTTCGTATATAGCCGTTGAGTTGCAACCGAGCGTACTGCGTCCGTACGGACGGACGTCTATAGAGTCGTATGATCAATCATCAGGTCGATAGTAAATAATGGCCCACGTCTTTATTCTtgtgcaaaaatatttttttcagtGTTTCTGTTTATCATTTGCGTGACAGCATATTACTCCCAACACAAACCATGCTTGATCCTTGGATCCGTTTCAGTATTTTGTGGTTTATGCGTGCAGTCGATCGAAGATGTGCCAAACAAAATCATTTGTAAATTTAAACATTGTTTGGATGAATAAGTCGGCATTTCTTGCCAAATAGGCATGCCGTACTTTGGATCGGAGAAGACGGCTATAAAGATCTTCGATAAGCATACATGGATGTTTACGGATCAACTATGTGCGAAGTGTTTCCAAGATTAGTTTTCCTGACAACCCTTTCTTTTTGCAATTGTTGACACCTTTATCAAAATCATCTTCAAAACCACCCAAAGGATCAAATTGGTCCGATTTCAACTTCCATCAGTTGGATGACCTTCAGTTGATCACTAAAACTTAAAACTTAAAGAGTAAATTCCCTCAATACCATTGGAATTTATAACGATTCCCTCAATACCATCAAAATTTTCTCCTTCCCCTCGCTACCACTATTTCTAATTTCCTTTTCCTCAATTGCCATTAAGTTAGATTTCCCATCCACTTGTGACACTGACAACGTGGTTCCACTGGAACCTTATCTATACGACCATTGACGGAATCGAGTTTTATTAGCAATCAATGTGCGGCTCGCCTTGGTCCTCCGCCGTGTAGTCTCCCCGTTATAGATGGCCAAACGGGTGGCCTGGCCTAGCCTGGCACAGGCACGGTTTGGCCCGGCACGATTAGGCCCGACCCGATTAGGCCTGCACAGTAATTGTGCCGGGCCATGCCAACCCGCGTGCCGAAGGAGGGGCACAGGCATGGCCCACGGCCTTCTTAGGCGGGCCGTGCTAGCCCGTTGGCCCGGTGGGCCTTAGCGGCCTGGCCGTGCTCGTGCCGGCCCGCggcacggctccggctcctcctttTTCCCATTGCCGCCTGCATTTCCCCAAATCGGTGAGGCCACCACCAAAtcggcgggaggaggcggcggcggagggccgcgggaggagatggcggaGGGGTGCGGGGGAAGTGGCCGGGAccggcggcggggaagcggGACGAGCCGGCAGAGGaccgcgggaggcggcggcgaaggggcgTAGGGGAGGCAGCGGAAGGGggcgagaggaggcggcggaggggcatGGGAGGAGGTGGGCAAGCGGCGGAAGCTGGAAGGGTGCGGCCGCGCGGGGGTAGCGGGGGAGCGGGGAAGGCGGCTGGGAGGGGGTAGGGTTCCAGGGAAGCAGCCAGCCGTGCCACTTTTATATGGCCAGGAGGTGGGCTGAAACAGGCCTAACCGGCCTAAATAGGTCGTACCGCCCATTGGTGTCCATAggccaaatgggccaggccgtgCTGGGCCAACCCGCGGGCTGAGACAACGGCCGAGCTCGACCCGTGGTGCAGGCCGGGCCGGCATGGGCACGAAAGTTACCGTGCCGGGCCGTGCCTGTACCGGGCCAAAATGTCATGCCATGGGCCGGCCCGCGGGCCAAAGGCGAACTATACTCCCCATGCATCGCGACGAAAGTTACCGTCGCAGGCCGTGCCTGTACCGGGCCAAAATGCTATGCCATGGGCCGGCCCGCGGGCCAAATGGCGAACTATACTCCCCGTGCATCGCGCTCCGCCCGCCGGTGCTGTCTCAATCCCAGCCTACGTGCCCGCCCTTTGCCTCTACCTGGCGCACCCCCTGCTCCCACCGCATATATCTGTGCCTGCCGCGCGACCGTCGACGCACAGTCGGAGCCGCTCTTCTGCTCTGCTCTAATAGCGGGCGCTGCCGCCGAGGACGCCGCAGCCAGCCGTCTGCGGGCAGTTGCCTGGCTCGCAGAGCCCAGCGATGGGGAGCTTCATGAAGGTGGCGGCcgccgggacgacggcggcgaacAGATGGAGAGCGCGGCGGCCCGTACCGAGCTGGAGCAACGTCATCTAGTGCCGCGGAGGTAGTAGGAGGTCGGTGCCAGTGCCACCCACGAGCCCTTGTGCATCTCCGAGGATGGCGACGAAGAGCAGCGCGAGGAATAGGTTGTGGCCAGTGAGCCTGGCGGCGAGCGCGACCCCAGCGGCCAGCGACACCCTTGCGGAGGCACActgagagaggagggagatggGCAATAAGCGACGAGCGGCAGCAGTAGCACGATGTGGTGCAGCGCGAGCGCGAGCGGCTTGCTACGACGCGCGCCGAAGGCCTGGCTGCAGATGGGCTCCATGACGAGCGCTAGCCCCTAGAGCATGGTGTAGCCGGTGATGTTGGCAAAGCCAACTGCCAGCTTGAGCTTGCCCGGCCACAGGAAGAGCATGCAGATGAGCGCTTGCGAGTACACTACATACCATGCAGCGCAGTCACCGCCATCTTTACTTAAACCCGGCCGGCTGCAGGTGCCATCCAGCACAGGTAACAGGTAGCATATGTACGCCTCTAGCCCAGGTGACGAGCTGAGACGGAAAATTTAACGGAATGACGATCAAGGGAAaggaaattagaagaaattagAAACAGTGGCAGCGAGGGGAAGAGAAATATTCTAATAGTATTGAGGAAATTTACTCAAACTTAAAAGGAGAAACTTATAGAGTAAATTTTTGTATGCCATTGAAACTTATAGTCCTCCCTTGTATGCCATTAAAATTATCCGTTCAATGCAATCAACTTTTATGTTTTCATCCCTGTATGCCATTCCGTTACTTGAAGACTTAAGTCGGACTTAAGTCGCCGTTAGAGCTAGCTGGTCCGTTAGTTTTATGAAAAAAATCACTAAAGTGCCCCTAGGCTCCTTTATGCTCTTCACTATTGACCGAGCTGTGGCGCCGCTTCTCCTCACCGTTTGCCTCGAATCGCGTCGCTTCAGCTTGCTGCTGCCACGATGCTTGATGTTAAGGCCTGCAGCTCTCGGAGCCGCTTGCAGAAGGGATTCTCATCCCGAGCTGAACATGAAGCTGCCACAGCCGAGGAAGTCCGGGTCCCCGTTGGTGATGTTGTCGAAGGCTCGAAGCCGATGCGCAGGTTTCCGGATCGTCAGCCACTCAGCCTGATGCGCAACGCGTTCGTTGCGGCTTGCCAAGCCCATATgaacactaccggaaacagtaaattcgccgagtgcaaaaagtgtgccgagtgcattttttcgggcactcggcaaacaccgtctttgccgagtgttcacaatgagacactcggcgaacataaaacactcggcaaagaagaggtttgccgagtgcctgatttttggcactcggcaaacaactcctcgacactcggcaaagaagacacactcggcaaatcagtaTCGCGTGCGTCATCTTCGCACTCTGGTGACAATAACAGCGTGGGACGGCCgttacacctttgccgagtgttggacgtgtgacactcggcaaagtctggTTCGGCGAGTGCCGAGACGCATACACTCGGCACACTCAAAAGTTCGAGGTGGGTGTTGAGGCACCAATCGTCAAACGTAACACTTGACCAAGGTCTCACCAAGAGGCACtaggcaaacaaaaaaaaaattccttccaacaccttccacactttttctactccccacgtaggacatttggttatacatattaaaatttggtatattttcgggtctgtttgggatttttaatgctttgtttgcattaataggaattttttgattgaagtcaaattttaactacacgtacttgaaataatggattgaaatcagttaaaaaatcatattcatattatggagaccaaattgaggtctcaaccagaaaatgaaaagaaattttgaacattgtttttaaaaaacacgaccacgaacctttggttcaatggttgttaaattgtaaaaaaaccaaacgaaatctgaaaatcacaagatttgtcaagatgtcattatattatgtgtgtaggctgtggtaaaaaattgagaacgtttcgcccaatttctgacctatcatgcttagaaaccgactaatctcctggagggattcatagaagtcagaaaggagccaataagatttggtgttcAAGTGACACATGAATTAAGGagtgccttcaaatctttttgtacaggcaacatacaacacatgttggttcatgtcaaattttggaaatttttcggatgcatttgatattttttattgattaaatgcaattatagatttttattagatataaatggaatttgagctataactgcatgaaataatggaatattttcggtagaaaactaatttaacaattttttagtgattttgacacgattttgaacaagtatatTTGAAAAAGGCCACTAAAATACGTTATTTCAtgtaacgtttgccgagtgtacccataaaacactcggcaaacattgtattttgccgagtgttttctatgtgcactcggcaaacaagttgCACGGGCCCACTTTCTTCGGCCtcggttgcaaaaaaaaaaacccgaattaactttgccgagtgccctggatctgggcactcggcaaacactagtgctttgccgagtgcccagatccagggcactcggcaaagttaattcgggtttttttttttgcaaccgaGGCCGAAGAAAGTGGGCCCGTGcaacttgtttgccgagtgcacatagaaaacactcggcaaaatacaatgtttgccgagtgttttatgggtacactcggcaaacgttacaTGAATAACGTATTTTAGTGGCCTTTTCAAATATACTGTTCAAAATCGTGTCAAATCACTAAAAATTGTTAATTAGTTTTCTACCGAAAATATCCATATTTNNNNNNNNNNNNNNNNNNNNNNNNNNNNNNNNNNNNNNNNNNNNNNNNNNNNNNNNNNNNNNNNNNNNNNNNNNNNNNNNNNNNNNNNNNNNNNNNNNNNTTTACTTGTTGAAATTAGGGAATTGTAGGGCTTtcgttgttgaaattaggaaattgtgggactttagttgttgaaattagaaaatgatggttGGCTTTGGAATTTAAGCTATAAGAATGTTTGTGGAAGTGAGCCATCGTGCCATTCCTTGCTCCgtacatgtggttgtcggccatcgtgccgtttcatttgatgcaggttatggaaacctccacgtgtaggggaggtgctgccgaaatttttagttgacagttgtatgttttttttgtaggagaggctacgttaccgtcctcgagtcgtcactttgtacGATAGCAAGGTGAGTCATCCTAAACATCTATTTCCGTATGATggtcgtatatcacgtaacctagttaggcgtctcccgttcgaaagagatacgtttggaaatatgcagatgtttgcatatttataaccgtatctgtttcgaattgtccacgttacTTTGGACagcacgaggatgtgtaggtgggtttagtttccatagTCAACTCCGATCCGAGTTAGAGTTTCGGGCTGCACCTCCCAAttgttctccggatacacaatctccatcacaggacgtgtatttggagaacagcggggaggtgctgccgaaattctatctcgggtcggagtagaccatggaaactaatcccacctacacatcctcgtgtgggattaggacctatctttacctaatagacaatataggaacgtgtagatgcaacttGAGTGTTTATATTACTTGCTGgtatggtagaggatggaggatcgtcagtggatgtacacgggccgatctagtcagaattcgttgaccgatgaatggataaacaagaccgatgctttcttggaacgggcatttgcaaggatcaaaggaggaagagaaacttggtgtccgtgtagcaaatgtggaaacatgcgtcggcaaaccaagttaggaatgggtaaacatcttgttaggcacggatttacgtcagactataccatatggatctaccatggtgaggtcgatcgtgggagggacgaggtcatcagacaacgtatcgagcaatatgatgatgacgccggggtgggagacatgttagatgactatcatgaagctcatagggaggaggagcccgaggctaccgcaaaggcgtattacgacatgttgtctgcgacacaacaaccccttcacgggcctACCGCAaagcctgtgcagggtcgttggtgctattcaattgagagatgtcaaaaggttcttcgaactaaatgtaaaaataaatgcaaaattgaagcatccattgcagaggcatacattctggaggaggtgtcaaacttcacaaccaaatactatgctgacaaccttcctagcgtgcacaaTCCACCCGCTCATTATAATGACTCAGAAGTTGAATCGAGCCTTAGCCTTTTTCGAGGacaacttggaagtgcaagtggtgcgacacggaagaaattgaaacataaagagtggcgcactatcatgctgtatgtattgaccaaccttgccgaggtggagccgtacatactgTAAGTTGTCAACAAACTAGTTTGTTCTCAATTAATCACTATTCTGGGATCAACTCTcatgtttctcgttggtacagggaatttcatCGTAAATTCTGGCGtaattcaagggaacctaccccgcCCGAAGCCGAGACCCTTCTTCAAAAGGGTGCGGgtaatggaatgcccgattttatttcttggttcaaacataaggtacaatccaatttcGCTCGTTCATGATTACCACGTTCCAAGTTTGCcgtacatgcgaataatataacgaaccaccctacTTCAACTTGCAGGCTCAAACCGATTCGTCTATAAATGTTGAGGttagacaggttgccgatggctgtgcctaCAGGGTCAGATCTTTTACCGGTTATGACGTAAATGGTTatcgttttcacacaacaagccatgagcagagtcggcccaatcgaagaacgacaAATACCGGAGTATTCACGCTAGGCTCTGATggtgtcgagtactacggaagaattgaagaaatatacgaactaacttttcatggttgcaaagttcttaatccagtcatattcaaatgccattggtttgatccatcagtcgtgagacgggcacctaatcttgggttagtcgaaattcggcaatcatccgtcttgcaaggagacgatgtctatattgtggctcaacaggccacgcaagtttattatttgtcatacccgtgccaaactgaTGATCGTctgaagggttgggatgttgtgtacaaggtatcgccacacggtaaactacctgtaccaaataatgaagattacaacattaaccccaacacatatgacggagattttttccaagaagatgggctcgaagggatttttgagattgatttaaccgacgctttcgcaatggaagtagacaatgaaagggttgttgacgatgacgctggagaggaggttcataatatgaaggagttagaattacttcagcggttacagttaggacaggacattgatgatgacgctgaaacttcggagcacgggaatgatttgtttgacacgcgtgacagtgacgatgagacttatgatccagctaatcccgatcatgacgattatttctaagacatgtatggatcgtggcaatttatttattatttgtcataccatgttattttNNNNNNNNNNNNNNNNNNNNNNNNNNNNNNNNNNNNNNNNNNNNNNNNNNNNNNNNNNNNNNNNNNNNNNNNNNNNNNNNNNNNNNNNNNNNNNNNNNNNgtgattgaacaatggtgggcggtacgaggaagattGCTGCGCTTtatgaaaaattaaaagctgcagcttccggGTCAGGTACACGGTCAGACGCATCGAGAGGtcgaggaaggcgtcgagggaggggtggaggcaggggtgacgcacccgtggaggaagcggtgggggcacaggtcttggctagaggcaggggtcggggcaggggtcgaggaaagggtaaaggggtgagggCCCCGTCGCCtgtgccttcgtcgtcgtcggaggaggaggaggaggaggtaccctccgcgcacgcctctagtgatgaggcggaggtacaggaggagcaggagcagcagagggaggagggggaggaggcaggggaggagggaggggaggagcagtccaagatttggttgcgaggtccctcgtccctcccgaggcgacccATCCCTGATCATTTACGCCCCCTGATTCAACCCgctggggcaaagtaagtttcttcacatattctctgtacttttgatatgttcaaactcacatattaatcacttgtgcaggagttggactaagctcagtgggggtgcccacaaccgcaaggtcaacggcatcgtcggtcttttgtgtaggctacacttccccggtctagtggtcttcgccggacaggaggagccggcctacacgtgggaccactatgtcgctgccgccgacgtcggtgatcgtgaccacaggcagtttgcgaataaggcggagcgggtgaaggccgagctgtgggtaagtcttcgcagcactacattgcttaatacattcttgatataataattgtatgcttgccgtctatacgcaggacttttatagatgtcaggagggcttcgaggctagggcggcctccgtgattgaacaagccgctaagaagcttgttaaggacatgcactacgaggcgcgcgttcaggccatcatcgacttttatgctgaatacaaaaggatgaggatcaaaaaagaagaggccaggacaatgaacctgaccaaggaagaattcatggcggtacgaccataaagactatatttactatttgagagattaattacgcttaattccgttatttatatgtcatacacttcatataggtgcctccgtggtggtgccgatcctttacccggtgctgggaaaaaatggtggacgtgtggttgcagcctgggtggttggagaaccacaatgcctgccgggagcggcgtctgcagatgccatatgcatcacaccatcaaggcagcctgagcctt contains:
- the LOC101762337 gene encoding uncharacterized protein LOC101762337 is translated as MEDPRRRSAGSTAAGRRLRGLLALAGDYLKYLFMKRRRLMHRVARRTLALVHRHHGGGRRKSSQCPWPARALMEREFSCADSPSPAFLAAKRLLLRSRLRGGGAAAAAAGAVSSCFGSFRTPCGSTDTAAAPSELTETAVEEDHRLELEDEEEEDDEVMVAGDVWVQCGGELFDVDDRAEEFINMFYEQLRAQSFAAAVFQRSP